A single Phytohabitans houttuyneae DNA region contains:
- a CDS encoding SDR family NAD(P)-dependent oxidoreductase yields MTNRFDATPAGLLAGKVVFITGASRGIGAAAARLFAREGAAVVLAARGTDALNRVVAEVRAEGGVADAVTMDLADSASIRAAVDRVEQLHGRLDGAFNNGATGQSQPGPLDATSDEDIDEQFAVNFRAHWTAMTAEAALMRRTGGGAIVNTSSIGSRRANTALPAYGAMKRALNSITETAAVTWAPHGVRVNGITAGGTATEMMDAWEAATPGIVKQLTAAIPMGRMAEPREVAEAAAWLLSDRSSMVTGAIVPVDGGAGA; encoded by the coding sequence ATGACAAACCGTTTCGACGCCACCCCCGCCGGCCTGCTGGCCGGCAAGGTCGTATTCATCACCGGCGCCAGCCGCGGCATCGGCGCCGCGGCAGCACGGCTCTTCGCCCGCGAAGGCGCCGCCGTCGTGCTCGCCGCCCGCGGTACCGACGCCTTGAACCGCGTCGTGGCCGAGGTCCGCGCCGAAGGCGGCGTCGCCGACGCGGTCACGATGGACCTCGCCGACAGCGCGAGCATCCGCGCCGCCGTCGACCGGGTCGAGCAGCTGCACGGCCGGCTCGACGGCGCCTTCAACAACGGCGCGACGGGCCAGAGCCAGCCCGGCCCGCTCGATGCCACCAGCGACGAGGACATCGACGAGCAGTTCGCCGTGAACTTCCGCGCCCACTGGACCGCCATGACGGCCGAGGCCGCGCTCATGCGCCGCACCGGCGGCGGGGCGATCGTCAACACCTCCAGCATCGGCAGCCGCCGCGCGAACACCGCCCTGCCCGCGTACGGCGCCATGAAGCGCGCGCTCAACAGCATCACCGAGACCGCCGCGGTGACCTGGGCCCCGCACGGCGTGCGGGTCAACGGCATCACCGCCGGCGGCACCGCCACCGAGATGATGGACGCCTGGGAGGCCGCGACCCCCGGCATCGTCAAGCAACTGACGGCCGCGATCCCGATGGGCCGGATGGCCGAGCCGCGCGAGGTCGCCGAGGCGGCCGCCTGGCTGCTCAGCGACAGGTCGTCGATGGTGACCGGCGCGATCGTGCCCGTCGACGGCGGCGCCGGCGCCTGA
- a CDS encoding aminopeptidase produces MADPRLRRLARVLVHHSLTTQNGDRVLIHAPASAAPLVREVYREVIRAGAHPTVRAGLDGIERIAVEEGTDEQVRRLTALDQREIEGVDVWLVISADADVPTGATATARAAILRAAQASLMRQCIARIAKGELRWCRTVVPTESGAARAGMPLDEYQDFVFRAGLLDREDPIAAWKDLHDAQQRIVDFLGKHDTVHIVAPGVDLEYRVAGRTWINGSGQYNFPDGEVFTGPIEDSVRGTIRFSYPAVYRGARVDDVTLRFENGRVVEASAGAGMEFLQTMLDTDDGARYVGEVAFGLNEAVDRFTANTLFDEKIGGTMHLAVGQSYPHTGGTNRSEIHWDMVTDLRDGEVYVDGRLCYEKGRFLATVM; encoded by the coding sequence ATGGCTGACCCGCGTCTGCGTCGACTCGCGAGGGTGTTGGTCCATCACTCGCTCACGACGCAAAACGGGGACCGGGTCCTGATTCACGCACCGGCATCGGCGGCGCCGCTGGTGCGTGAGGTCTATCGCGAGGTGATCCGGGCGGGAGCGCATCCGACGGTGCGAGCCGGTCTGGACGGTATCGAGCGGATCGCGGTCGAGGAAGGCACCGACGAGCAGGTTCGCCGGCTCACCGCGCTGGACCAGCGCGAAATCGAGGGCGTTGACGTGTGGCTGGTGATATCGGCCGACGCCGACGTGCCAACCGGCGCCACCGCGACGGCGCGGGCGGCAATTCTTCGCGCCGCGCAGGCATCGCTGATGAGACAGTGCATCGCGCGGATCGCGAAAGGTGAGCTTCGCTGGTGCCGTACGGTGGTGCCGACCGAGTCAGGTGCGGCACGGGCCGGCATGCCCCTGGACGAGTACCAGGACTTCGTCTTCCGGGCGGGCCTGCTCGACAGGGAGGACCCGATCGCGGCCTGGAAGGACCTGCACGACGCCCAGCAGCGGATCGTCGACTTCCTCGGCAAGCACGACACCGTCCACATCGTGGCGCCGGGTGTCGACCTGGAGTACCGGGTGGCGGGCCGGACGTGGATCAACGGCAGCGGCCAGTACAACTTCCCCGACGGCGAAGTGTTCACCGGCCCGATCGAGGATTCGGTGCGCGGCACCATCCGGTTCAGCTATCCCGCCGTTTACCGCGGCGCGCGGGTGGACGATGTGACCCTGCGCTTCGAAAACGGCCGTGTCGTCGAAGCCTCGGCCGGTGCCGGCATGGAGTTTCTCCAGACGATGCTCGATACCGACGACGGTGCGCGCTACGTCGGAGAGGTCGCGTTCGGGCTCAACGAGGCTGTCGACAGGTTCACCGCGAACACGCTGTTCGACGAGAAAATCGGCGGGACCATGCATTTGGCGGTCGGCCAGTCCTATCCGCACACCGGCGGCACGAACCGGTCGGAAATCCATTGGGACATGGTGACCGATCTGCGTGACGGCGAGGTGTACGTCGACGGGCGGCTGTGCTACGAGAAAGGGCGGTTCCTCGCGACGGTGATGTGA
- a CDS encoding DUF6073 family protein, whose translation MTLAFETEGTETLAPCPTSLADLRLFTPPKGGIDKLNFVTWDTIEVPGFGEDTIELRGHYQIQRADPTAADWVSASVEITMLEMDLTGVSEKFGPVHASVNYQIGKRSRGRVSPGTVYPGLPDSPKMCTMEGYMQFELSALSMVVFNKEPVVLRHKITHIPPVGQGGGTEGRVGVELFTRDNPDGPPVAVLRQVKTHIGAWKQ comes from the coding sequence ATGACATTGGCATTCGAGACAGAGGGCACCGAGACACTGGCGCCGTGTCCCACGAGTTTGGCGGACCTGCGCCTGTTCACCCCGCCGAAGGGCGGCATCGACAAGCTCAACTTCGTCACGTGGGACACGATCGAGGTGCCGGGCTTCGGTGAGGACACCATCGAGCTGCGGGGCCACTACCAGATCCAGCGGGCCGATCCGACGGCGGCTGACTGGGTCAGCGCCTCGGTGGAGATCACGATGTTGGAGATGGACCTGACCGGCGTGAGTGAGAAGTTCGGTCCGGTGCACGCGAGCGTGAACTACCAGATCGGCAAGCGGTCGCGCGGGCGGGTCAGCCCGGGCACCGTGTATCCGGGGCTGCCGGACTCTCCGAAGATGTGCACGATGGAGGGGTACATGCAGTTCGAGCTGTCCGCGCTGTCGATGGTGGTCTTCAACAAGGAGCCGGTGGTGCTCAGGCACAAGATCACCCACATCCCGCCGGTCGGGCAGGGCGGCGGCACCGAAGGCCGGGTGGGTGTCGAGCTGTTCACCCGGGACAACCCGGACGGCCCGCCCGTGGCGGTGCTTCGTC